One part of the Marinobacter sp. M3C genome encodes these proteins:
- a CDS encoding DUF1116 domain-containing protein, with translation MNALFTQQLTVLNAGLQSFADNITRAGGTAVALSWQPPGGGDRAGGMVLANLLNQPEIEAANQQAMEQYLTAQPMLVDVMRAGDAIPALAEHKRILHAGPPIAWPDMCGPVQGAILGAILYEQWADTLEQAEALIQQGEVSFEPCHHYDAVAPMAGIISRSMPLWVIENAENHQRVFCNFNEGLGKVLRFGANGAEVIERLQWMGTELADAMKAMLAESGPIELKPIMAQALHMGDEVHNRNIAATGLLLKQLLPALLRTALPADQIQRVVSFITANDHFFLNLSMAACKSMLKAAEGVPHSTMVTVMARNGVNFGIRLSGTGDTWFQAPANPVNGLFFPGYGVEDAAADLGDSAITETAGVGGFAMASSPAIVKFVGGTPADATQNSRSMQRITLGGNPAFTLPALNFAPTAAGIDARKVVDSSILPIINTGIAHKKAGVGQIGAGITTAPMQCFVDGLSELARQLGH, from the coding sequence GTGAACGCACTCTTTACACAGCAACTGACGGTTCTTAACGCCGGTTTGCAGAGTTTTGCCGACAATATTACCCGCGCCGGTGGTACCGCCGTTGCGCTGAGTTGGCAGCCACCCGGCGGCGGCGACCGCGCCGGCGGTATGGTGTTGGCGAACTTGTTGAACCAACCAGAAATTGAAGCCGCCAATCAACAGGCCATGGAGCAGTATTTGACCGCCCAGCCCATGTTGGTTGACGTGATGCGCGCGGGCGATGCTATTCCGGCATTGGCCGAGCACAAACGCATTCTGCACGCAGGCCCCCCCATTGCCTGGCCGGATATGTGTGGCCCGGTGCAGGGCGCCATTCTCGGCGCCATTTTGTACGAGCAGTGGGCAGACACTCTGGAGCAGGCGGAAGCGCTGATCCAACAGGGCGAGGTGAGTTTTGAACCTTGCCACCACTACGATGCCGTTGCCCCTATGGCCGGCATTATCAGCCGCTCCATGCCGCTGTGGGTTATTGAAAACGCCGAAAACCATCAGCGCGTGTTCTGCAACTTTAACGAAGGGCTGGGTAAGGTGCTGCGCTTTGGTGCCAACGGTGCCGAAGTGATTGAACGCTTGCAGTGGATGGGTACGGAACTGGCAGATGCCATGAAAGCGATGCTGGCCGAATCTGGCCCCATCGAGCTAAAGCCGATTATGGCTCAGGCCCTGCACATGGGTGATGAGGTGCATAACCGCAACATCGCTGCTACCGGCCTGCTGTTGAAGCAACTGCTGCCGGCTCTGTTGCGCACGGCCTTACCGGCTGACCAGATTCAGCGGGTGGTGAGCTTTATCACCGCTAATGATCACTTCTTCCTGAACCTGTCGATGGCTGCGTGCAAGAGCATGCTCAAAGCCGCCGAAGGCGTGCCCCACAGCACCATGGTGACGGTGATGGCGCGTAACGGCGTGAACTTTGGTATTCGCCTGTCTGGCACCGGTGACACCTGGTTTCAGGCGCCGGCCAACCCGGTAAACGGTCTGTTCTTCCCCGGCTACGGGGTAGAGGATGCGGCAGCGGATCTGGGCGACAGCGCGATCACTGAAACCGCGGGCGTGGGCGGTTTTGCCATGGCGTCTTCGCCGGCCATTGTTAAGTTTGTAGGTGGCACCCCCGCCGATGCGACCCAAAACAGCCGTTCCATGCAGCGCATTACCCTGGGCGGCAACCCGGCCTTCACCCTGCCAGCGCTGAATTTTGCACCCACCGCTGCGGGTATAGACGCGCGCAAAGTGGTGGACAGCTCCATTCTACCCATCATCAACACCGGCATTGCCCACAAGAAAGCCGGCGTGGGCCAGATTGGCGCCGGCATTACCACCGCCCCCATGCAGTGCTTTGTGGATGGCTTAAGCGAACTGGCTCGGCAGCTAGGCCACTAG
- the arcC gene encoding carbamate kinase, whose translation MTNKPLAIVAFGGNALIDDDARCSINDQYQTVSNSAKYLVDLIEQGWSLVLTHGNGPQVGFILRRSELAAHEVDPVPVDYAVGDTQGAIGYMFQKALMNELQRRNLQRPVVTLVTQTRVSRQDPAFAKPNKPIGAFMKKEVAEQCAAELGWTIMEDSGRGWRRCVASPQPQEIIEIESIRTLLDCGSLVIACGGGGIPVERDAEGNLHGVEAVIDKDVSSALLASELGADMLIIPTGVEKVAINFGQPNEQWLDNLTPSEARALSEQGQFGEGSMKPKVDALLQFLQGNPQGKGLITKASTLMQAIGGHTGTWISNHSSEQSND comes from the coding sequence ATGACCAACAAACCACTTGCGATTGTCGCCTTTGGTGGCAACGCCCTGATTGATGATGACGCCCGTTGCTCAATAAACGACCAGTACCAGACGGTCAGTAACAGCGCAAAGTATCTGGTGGATTTGATCGAGCAGGGCTGGTCACTGGTGCTTACCCACGGCAACGGCCCCCAGGTTGGCTTTATTTTACGCCGCTCGGAGCTGGCAGCTCACGAGGTAGACCCGGTACCGGTGGATTACGCTGTGGGGGACACCCAGGGCGCCATAGGTTACATGTTCCAGAAAGCGTTAATGAACGAATTGCAGCGCCGCAATCTGCAGCGCCCGGTGGTCACCCTAGTGACCCAAACCCGGGTTAGCCGTCAGGATCCGGCGTTTGCCAAACCGAACAAACCTATTGGCGCTTTCATGAAAAAAGAAGTGGCCGAGCAGTGTGCCGCCGAACTGGGCTGGACCATTATGGAAGATTCCGGCCGTGGTTGGCGCCGCTGTGTGGCCAGCCCCCAGCCTCAGGAAATTATTGAAATAGAAAGCATCCGCACCTTACTGGACTGCGGCTCGCTGGTGATTGCCTGTGGTGGTGGCGGCATTCCGGTTGAGCGCGACGCCGAGGGCAATTTGCACGGCGTAGAAGCGGTGATTGATAAAGACGTGTCTTCGGCGTTGCTGGCCAGTGAGTTGGGCGCAGACATGCTGATTATTCCCACCGGTGTAGAAAAAGTAGCCATTAACTTTGGTCAGCCTAACGAGCAATGGTTAGACAATCTGACGCCTTCCGAAGCCCGCGCGCTCAGCGAACAGGGTCAGTTCGGTGAAGGCTCAATGAAGCCAAAAGTAGACGCTTTGCTACAGTTTTTGCAGGGCAACCCGCAAGGTAAAGGCCTGATCACCAAGGCCAGCACCCTGATGCAAGCTATTGGCGGCCATACCGGCACCTGGATTTCAAACCATTCTTCGGAGCAATCTAATGACTGA